Proteins from a genomic interval of Sphingopyxis sp. QXT-31:
- a CDS encoding multiheme c-type cytochrome → MTTHAGTERRDGPTAALAAVRPPLVAFAALVLLLAALAVAAVIAAPPARSQGEAGGRYTGVASCAGSTCHGRMEGDGTVVRQDELMKWQEPSTPGGAHSRAWAVLSNSRSQFIARNLGLKDAATAPMCLGCHSTKGAIDAAGGAMRGTVPLEDGVGCESCHGPAGGWIASHYAGVGTNADPDREMREKHLANLSAGLKKLEDPVVRAGVCVDCHFGSAGEGQFVTHRIMAAGHPRIAFELDLFSSLQAHHQEDGDYSWRKFGAAGARTDHVQMWAVGQAEALERSLQLFQSKRGTEGMFPEFYFLDCHSCHRPIFDQAKPVKTSLDNPGRQIPEGMPPYNDENLIMLAAAARIAAPGLADQLAARTAAFHRAMTVDRDSAKAAAAQLGQTVAALKRAFASRNFSGTDAFALVDAIAAKAISDRFTDYSGSQQAVMGVDTLLNAMVSSGRITVGAAAGIRGDIDRAYAAVKDPNAYKPVQFQQSLGNAVRAIRALR, encoded by the coding sequence ATGACGACGCACGCTGGAACGGAGCGCCGCGATGGGCCCACGGCGGCCTTGGCCGCCGTTCGGCCGCCGCTCGTGGCTTTTGCCGCCCTTGTGCTGTTGCTCGCCGCGCTGGCGGTTGCCGCCGTCATCGCGGCTCCGCCGGCGCGCTCGCAGGGCGAGGCCGGTGGGCGCTACACCGGCGTCGCCTCGTGCGCGGGATCGACCTGCCACGGCCGGATGGAGGGCGACGGGACTGTCGTTCGCCAGGACGAGCTGATGAAATGGCAGGAGCCCTCGACTCCGGGCGGCGCGCACAGCCGCGCCTGGGCGGTGCTCAGCAACAGCCGCAGCCAGTTCATCGCGCGCAACCTGGGGCTGAAGGACGCCGCGACCGCGCCGATGTGCCTCGGCTGCCACAGCACGAAGGGCGCGATCGACGCCGCGGGCGGCGCGATGCGCGGCACCGTGCCGCTCGAGGACGGCGTCGGCTGCGAATCGTGCCATGGTCCGGCGGGCGGCTGGATCGCCAGCCACTATGCCGGGGTCGGCACCAACGCCGATCCCGACCGCGAAATGCGCGAAAAGCATCTCGCCAACCTGTCGGCGGGGCTCAAGAAGCTCGAGGATCCGGTGGTGCGCGCGGGCGTGTGCGTCGACTGCCACTTCGGCTCGGCGGGCGAGGGGCAGTTCGTCACCCACCGCATCATGGCGGCGGGGCATCCGCGCATCGCCTTCGAGCTCGACCTCTTCTCCTCGCTCCAGGCGCATCATCAGGAGGATGGTGATTACAGCTGGCGCAAGTTCGGCGCCGCGGGTGCGCGCACCGACCATGTCCAGATGTGGGCGGTCGGGCAGGCCGAGGCGCTCGAGCGCAGCCTCCAGCTCTTCCAGTCGAAGCGCGGGACCGAGGGCATGTTCCCCGAATTCTATTTCCTCGACTGCCACAGCTGCCACCGCCCGATCTTCGACCAGGCGAAGCCGGTGAAGACGAGCCTCGACAACCCCGGGCGCCAGATTCCCGAGGGCATGCCGCCCTATAATGACGAAAATCTGATCATGCTCGCCGCCGCGGCGCGGATCGCGGCACCGGGGCTCGCCGACCAGCTCGCGGCGCGCACCGCCGCCTTCCACCGCGCGATGACGGTCGACCGCGACAGCGCAAAGGCGGCGGCGGCGCAGCTCGGCCAGACCGTCGCGGCGCTGAAGCGCGCCTTCGCCTCGCGCAATTTCTCGGGTACCGATGCCTTCGCGCTCGTCGATGCGATCGCGGCGAAGGCGATCAGCGACCGTTTCACCGACTATTCGGGCTCGCAGCAGGCGGTGATGGGGGTCGATACACTGCTCAACGCGATGGTCTCGTCGGGACGCATCACCGTCGGCGCGGCGGCGGGCATCCGCGGCGATATCGACCGCGCCTATGCCGCCGTGAAGGACCCCAACGCCTATAAGCCCGTGCAATTCCAGCAGTCGCTGGGCAATGCCGTGCGCGCGATCCGGGCGCTGCGCTGA
- a CDS encoding heme-binding protein: protein MAALLLSSCGGGGGGGGTPTPTPTPTPTPTPTGGLFTPPAAESLSTADVQQVIAQAVGEARARSRPSIIAVTDRVGNVLAVFRMTGAPDTAVVSRKRIGGPAPAGAEIALQGATIPAAAAAIAKAITGAYLSSGGNAFSSRTASQIVQEHFPPAPTTVGLESGPLFGVQFSQLPCSDLSRRFVAGGGTGALIGPKRSPLGLAADAGGFPLYKNGVVVGGIGVMADGDYGFDQNILDTENDDEEAIAFAGTQSFAAAEAIRAERITVDGTSLRFSDATTASLSPLQTNFGAINGSQGALIPVTGYTDGTLVAGTVYGTEASGIRASTAGEFSNRDAFVLTDGSGNPRYPIRAGTDGAAVAQPLTAAEVRAVLEEAFTILSRARAQIRRPLDSRMQATISLVDTNGEVLGIVRSPDAPIFGTDVSLQKARTVAFLSGSRAAPELLATPVVPGVANVPAYVQRTRTFLNDPAALTGGTAFGDRSVGNLARPYFPDGEVARPAGPFSVEQAAQFSPFGVGLQVDLVALNIVQHLNFVASGGASPDTAQQCTQVPDTSLGRKRIANGIQIFPGSVPIYRGSTLVGAIGVSGDGIDQDDMVSFLGLHNGGARIGGIGNAPTGIRADRVVVNLSGGASVRLRYVSCPFAPFLDTAQQNVCDGL from the coding sequence ATGGCCGCGCTGCTCCTGTCCTCGTGCGGCGGCGGTGGCGGAGGTGGCGGCACGCCGACTCCCACGCCCACGCCTACCCCGACGCCCACCCCGACCGGCGGGCTCTTCACGCCGCCCGCGGCCGAATCGCTCAGCACTGCCGACGTCCAGCAGGTGATCGCGCAGGCGGTCGGCGAAGCGCGCGCGCGCAGCCGCCCGTCGATCATCGCGGTGACCGATCGCGTCGGCAATGTCCTCGCGGTGTTCCGCATGACCGGCGCGCCCGACACCGCGGTGGTCAGCCGCAAGCGCATCGGCGGCCCGGCGCCCGCGGGGGCCGAGATCGCGCTGCAGGGCGCGACGATCCCTGCCGCTGCCGCCGCGATCGCCAAGGCGATCACCGGCGCCTATCTGTCGAGCGGCGGCAACGCCTTCTCCAGCCGCACTGCCAGCCAGATCGTCCAGGAACATTTCCCGCCCGCGCCGACCACCGTCGGGCTCGAAAGCGGGCCCTTGTTCGGGGTGCAGTTCAGCCAGCTGCCCTGCTCGGACCTGTCGCGGCGTTTCGTTGCCGGCGGCGGCACAGGCGCGCTGATCGGGCCGAAGCGCTCGCCGCTCGGCCTCGCCGCCGACGCCGGCGGTTTCCCGCTCTACAAGAATGGCGTCGTCGTCGGCGGCATCGGGGTGATGGCCGACGGCGATTACGGCTTCGACCAGAATATCCTCGACACCGAGAATGACGACGAGGAAGCGATCGCCTTCGCCGGCACGCAAAGCTTCGCCGCCGCGGAAGCGATCCGCGCCGAACGGATCACCGTCGACGGCACCTCGCTGCGCTTCAGCGACGCGACGACCGCGAGCCTGTCGCCGCTCCAGACCAATTTCGGCGCGATCAACGGCAGCCAGGGCGCGCTGATTCCGGTCACCGGCTACACCGACGGCACGCTGGTGGCCGGCACCGTCTACGGCACCGAGGCCTCGGGCATCCGGGCGAGCACCGCGGGCGAATTTTCGAACCGCGATGCGTTCGTGCTCACCGACGGCAGCGGCAACCCGCGCTACCCGATCCGCGCGGGCACCGACGGCGCCGCGGTGGCGCAGCCGCTTACCGCCGCCGAAGTGCGCGCGGTGCTCGAAGAAGCCTTCACGATCCTCTCCCGCGCGCGCGCGCAGATCCGCCGCCCGCTCGACAGCCGTATGCAGGCGACGATCAGCCTCGTCGACACCAATGGCGAGGTGCTCGGTATCGTCCGCTCGCCCGATGCGCCGATTTTCGGCACCGATGTGTCGTTGCAGAAGGCGCGCACGGTGGCTTTCCTGTCGGGCAGCCGCGCCGCGCCCGAACTGCTCGCAACCCCGGTCGTGCCCGGCGTCGCCAATGTGCCCGCTTATGTCCAGCGCACGCGGACTTTCCTCAACGATCCGGCGGCGCTGACCGGCGGAACGGCCTTCGGCGACCGCTCGGTCGGCAATCTCGCCCGCCCCTATTTCCCCGACGGCGAAGTCGCGCGTCCCGCGGGTCCTTTCTCGGTCGAGCAGGCGGCGCAGTTCAGCCCCTTTGGGGTCGGGTTGCAAGTCGATCTCGTCGCGCTCAATATCGTCCAGCACCTCAATTTTGTCGCCAGCGGCGGCGCCAGCCCCGACACCGCGCAGCAATGCACGCAGGTCCCCGACACCTCGCTCGGGCGCAAGCGCATCGCCAACGGCATCCAGATCTTCCCGGGCTCGGTCCCCATCTATCGCGGCAGCACGCTGGTCGGCGCGATCGGCGTGTCGGGCGACGGCATCGACCAGGACGATATGGTCAGCTTCCTTGGGCTCCATAATGGCGGCGCGCGGATCGGCGGCATCGGCAACGCGCCGACGGGCATTCGCGCCGACCGCGTCGTGGTGAACCTGTCGGGCGGCGCAAGCGTGCGGCTGCGCTACGTCTCCTGCCCCTTCGCGCCCTTCCTCGACACGGCGCAGCAAAATGTCTGCGACGGGCTGTAG